From Vidua macroura isolate BioBank_ID:100142 chromosome 8, ASM2450914v1, whole genome shotgun sequence, one genomic window encodes:
- the NOC3L gene encoding nucleolar complex protein 3 homolog, protein MKPRKNTKRVPSFRKLLRTSQIKLDNKLKNKQYKQKSAAKKYRKEQKKLREAVRDAISRKPFPLEESKKKQVAKKWEEKEEEDALPLDMMDEDDLKLMEDLAQKASFLTRDLSSNEPVHVKKRKHENVIEKYEKVPRRLQTEPEKELIHLLPIKDKSGIIPQAVEKPVLNVEHDEEEDTEDMEEAEDFNEEPLPVLTPEEMTAQRRQKLQERKMHIAALASAILSEPDSNIKKLKELRAMLMEQDPNVAVIVRKLVMVSLMEIFKDIAPSYKIRPLTEAEKATKVKKETQKLREFEEGLVSQYKYYLENLEQTIKDWKQRKLKKSNVISLKAYKGLAEVAVKCLCELLVALPHFNFHNNIIVLIVPLMNDPSKMISELCVEAVKKLFKQDKLGYASLGVVKVISGLVRGRNYDVRPEVLKVFLHLRIKEVELQKDSEDIAPKKKFMTYKEKRKNLSRMQRKWKKAEEKLERELLEAEASESKEKKLKLHTETLNIVFVTYFRILKKAQKSPLLPAVLEGLAKFAHLINVEFFDDLLLVLHSLIASGDLSYRESLHCILSAFHILSGQGDVLNIDPMKFYTHLYKTLFSLHAGGTNEDIGIVLQCLDVMFAKRRKQVSQQRALAFLKRLSILALHVLPNSTVGILATNRVFMQTFPRMDLLLDNESQGSGVYLPELEEPEHCNAQNTALWELHLLQRHYHPTVQKFATHLIAGAPTEGSGALPLDLSQRSATELFETYCMKGMTFNPPVASVTPRRKDTFSQMDSFVDEELNKQLQQHINETVAHKPLDFAKHLKKSSLA, encoded by the exons ATGAAGCCG agaaaaaacacaaagcGAGTTCCAAGTTTTCGCAAGTTACTGAGAACTAGTCAAATAAAACTTGACaataaattaaagaataaaCAGTACAAGCAGAAGAGTGCTGCTAAGAAGTATCgtaaagaacaaaagaagttAAGAGAGGCTGTCAGAGATGCTATTTCTAGAAAACCTTTTCCATTGGAGGAATCCAAGAAGAAACAAGTTG ctaaaaaatgggaagaaaaagaagaagaagatgcTCTTCCACTGGACATGATGGATGAAGATGACTTAAAGTTAATGGAGGATCTGGCCCAAAAAGCATCCTTTTTAACCAGAGATCTTTCTTCTAA TGAGCCTGTTCACGTCAAAAAAcgaaaacatgaaaatgtgaTTGAGAAATATGAGAAGGTGCCAAGACGTTTGCAAACAGAGCCAGAAAAAGAACTCATCCATCTGCTCCCCATCAAAGACAAGAGTGGCATAATTCCTCAAGCTGTGGAAAAGCCAG TTCTTAATGTTGAACATGATGAAGAAGAGGACACAGAAGATATGGAGGAAGCAGAGG ACTTTAATGAGGAACCCCTGCCTGTTCTCACTCCTGAGGAAATGACTGCTCAAAGGAGACAAAAGCTACAGGAGAGGAAGATGCACATAGCTGCCTTAGCATCTGCCATTCTCTCAGAGCCAGACAGCAAT ATTAAGAAGCTGAAAGAGCTGCGTGCCATGCTGATGGAACAGGATCCTAATGTGGCTGTGATTGTTAGGAAGCTGGTCATGGTGTCTTTGATGGAGATATTCAAAGACATTGCACCTTCGTACAAAATTCGGCCTCTGACCGAAGCAGAAAAGGCTACCAAG gttaaaaaagaaacacagaaattgaGGGAATTTGAAGAAGGCCTTGTAAGCCAGTATAAATATTACTTGGAAAATCTGGAACAAACAATTAAAG ATTGGAAGCAAAGGAAATTGAAGAAAAGCAATGTCATCTCATTAAAGGCATATAAAGGTCTTGCAGAGGTAGCAGTGAAGTGTCTGTGTGAGCTGCTTGTGGCCCTACCCCACTTCAACTTCCACAATAACATTATTGTTCTCATTGTTCCACTCATGAATGATCCATCAAAAATG atttcTGAACTGTGTGTTGAGGCAGTTAAGAAGCTCTTTAAACAGGACAAGTTGGGCTATGCTTCACTTGGTGTAGTTAAAGTAATTTCTGGCCTTGTGAGGGGTAGAAATTACGATGTCAGACCTGAG GTGTTAAAAGTATTTCTTCACTTAAGAATTAAGGAAGTAGAATTACAAAAAGATTCTGAAGACATTGCACCAAAGAAAAAGTTCATGActtacaaagagaaaagaaaaaatctttccaGAATGCAAAGAAAG tggaagaaagcagaagagaaactgGAACGAGAACTCCTGGAAGCAGAAGCATCagaaagtaaagaaaagaaactgaagttg caCACAGAGACCTTGAATATTGTATTTGTAACTTACTTCAGGATCTTGAAGAAAGCTCAGAAATCTCCACTTTTGCCAGCTGTGCTAGAAGGTCTTGCAAA GTTTGCTCATCTCATAAATGTGGAATTTTTTGATGACCTATTGCTTGTCCTTCATTCTCTTATTGCATCTGGG GATTTAAGCTATCGTGAGAGTCTTCATTGCATTCTCAGTGCTTTTCATATACTCTCTGGTCAAG GTGATGTTCTTAACATTGATCCCATGAAATTTTACACACATCTGTACAAGACACTGTTCAGCCTACATGCAG GTGGCACCAACGAGGACATAGGGATtgtgctgcagtgcctggaTGTCATGTTTGCCAAGAGGAGAAAGCAAGTCTCCCAGCAACGAGCTCTTGCTTTCCTAAAGCGACTTTCCATCCTTGCTCTTCATGTACTTCCAAATTCCACTGTTGGGATCTTGGCAACAAACAGGGTATTCATGCAA ACATTCCCAAGGATGGACCTCTTACTAGACAATGAATCTCAAGGCAGTGGAGTTTATCTCCCAGAATTAGAGGAACCAGAGCATTGCAATGCCCAGAACACAGCACTGTGGGAGCTGCATCTACTGCAG aGACATTATCATCCAACAGTGCAGAAATTTGCAACTCACCTTATTGCTGGAGCTCCAACTGAAGGCTCAGGAGCTCTTCCGCTTGATTTGAGCCAAAG